The window GATCCTGGACAAACGCCGGACGGCCCCGAACACCGCCGAAGTGATGAACGTCATCGGTGAAGTCGACGGCCGCAGCGCCTTGATTCTCGACGACATCGTCGATACGGCCGGTACCCTGGTGCAGGCGGTAGAGGCCTTGCAAGAGAAGGGCGCATCGCGCATCTTGTGCGTCGGAGTCCACGGCGTATTGTCCGGACCGGCGCTCGAACGCATCGAAGACTCCGCCCTCGAACAGGTGCTGATTACCAACACCACTCCCGTTGAGGATAAGATCCGCCGCTGTAGCAAGCTTCGGTCGCTGTCAGTGGCCGGTCTGCTGGGAGAGGCGATTCGCCGAATTCACGATGACAGCTCCGTAAGCTCTCTTTTCGTTTGAACCTGAGGAAGACGTACCATGAGTGAACTCAATATCGACGTCGAGTTGCGGGAACAGCCCGGCAAGGGTGCCAACCGGCGCCTGCGGGCGGCCGGCAAGATACCGGCGGTGGTGTATGGCGGAGACCGCGGTCCCGTCGCCATCCAAACGGAGCGCCGAGCGTTCCTCGCCCTGCTCAAGCAGGCCGGCACGGACAACGCGGTGTTCCAGCTCAAGGTCCCCGGGACCAAGAACAGCCGCCACGTGATGATCCGCGAGATGGATGTGAACCCGACCACCCGCGAGGTTCGGCACATCGATTTCCTGCGCATTCTGATGACCGAGGCGGTGCGCGTTTCGGTGGCCGTGGAGCTGCTGGGAACCCCCGAAGGGGTGAAGAACGAAGGCGGCCTTCTCGACTTCAATACCCGCGAGATCTTGGTCGAGTGCTTGCCGACGGACATTCCACAGCACATCGAGCTGGATGTTTCCGCCCTCACCATCGGCGACACCATCGAAGCGCGGGAGGTGGAGCTGCCGAAGGGCGTGACCCTGGTGGCCGACGACGCAGACAAGGTCATCGCTTCGGTGGCACCGCCGCCGACGGAGGAGGAAGAGGTCGAGGAAGAGGACGAAGGCCTGATCGAGTCGGAGACCGCGGAGCCCGAGGTCATCGGCGAAGAGAAGGACGAAGACTCTTCGGACGACGACTGATCCGACCGGCCGGGAAGGATAAGAGGCGCCCATGGACCCCTCGCAGAGCATCCCTGGGCGACTCATCCTCGGTCTTGGCAATCCCGGGGCGGAGTACGCCGACACCCGCCACAACCTCGGCTTTCGGGTGGTGGACGAGCTGGCCCGGCGCTGGTCCTGTGCGGTCGATCGGTTGGAGTGCAATTCTCTGATCGGAGAACGGTCGAGCGGTGAGGTGAGGGTCGTCCTCGCCAAACCGCTGACCTACATGAACCGCAGCGGTCACGCCGTTCGCTGCCTGCGGGAGCTGCGCGGTTTCGAGCCGTCTTCGGCTTTGGTGGTGTACGACGAGATCCACCTGCCGCTGGGCCGGCTGCGTTTGCGCGGCGGCGGCAGTCCGGGAGGTCATCGAGGGATGGAGTCGGTGGTGTCCGGCTTGCGCACCGATCAGGTGCCCCGGCTGCGCCTGGGTATCGCCCCGGACGCGCCGGCGGAACAGCCGATGGAAAATCTAGTGCCGTTCGTGCTCGCGGCATTCGAAGAAGGGGAGCACGCGGCGGTGGACGCGATGATCGCGCGCGCCGCCTCGGCCTGCGAGGCCTGGCTGGACGAAGGTCTCGAAGGGGCCATGAATCGATTCAACGGATGAGCCACGCCGGCTCGAGGCCGGCGCACACGGAGGGAAGGAACGTGAATACCACCCTGGTTTACATGACACTCGGGAGCGGCATCTTGGCGCTTCTGTTCGCCTTTATTCGATCCGGCTGGGTCAACCGGCAGGACGCCGGCAGCGACGAGATGAAGACCCTCGCCGGCTACATCCGCGACGGAGCGATGGCCTTCCTCGCTCGTGAGTACCGGCTACTCGCCATCTTCGTGGTGGTGGTGGCCGGGCTCTTGGCCTTCTCCAACAGCGGCCGCGGCGACAGCTCGGCGCTGATCGGCCTGTCGGTGCTGGTGGGCGCCATCTGCTCTGGACTCGCCGGCTTCTTCGGTATGCGGGTGGCGACCAGCGCCAACGTGCGCACCGCCGCCTCCGCCCGCAAGGGTTTGAACGGTGCCCTCGCCGTTGCCTTCTCCGGCGGTGCCGTGATGGGCTTCTCGGTGGTCGGCCTGGGAGTTCTCGGGCTCTCTGGCCTGTTCCTGCTGTATTCCTCGCTGTTCGCCGGTTCCGGCAGCGAGGCGGAGGTGATGCGGAGGATCGTCACGGTGCTGGCGGGCTTCTCCTTCGGCGCCAGCTCGATCGCCCTTTTTGCCCGCGTCGGCGGCGGCATCTACACCAAGGCGGCGGATGTCGGCGCCGACCTGGTGGGCAAGGTCGAGGCGGGCATCCCGGAGGACGACCCGCGCAATCCGGCGGTGATCGCCGACAACGTCGGCGACAACGTCGGCGACGTGGCGGGCATGGGGGCGGACCTGTTCGAGTCCTATGTCGGCGCAATCATCGGCAGCATGGTGCTGGCGGCCAATGCCACTCTCGTCGGGGGCACCGCCTTTACCCCGCAGTTGCTTCTTCTGCCGCTGATCCTCGCCGGAGCGGGCATCGTCGTGTCGCTCCTCGGCACCTTCCTGGTGCGCACCAAGGAGGGCGGTAACCCCGGCACGGCGCTTCACATCGGAACCATCGCTTCGTCCGTGACTATGCTGGTGGTGACCTTTCTGGTCAGCCGCTGGCTGCTCGGCGACAACAGCTACACCGTCGACGGCTTCGAGTTCGGCGCGATGGGCGTGGTGTGGGCCACCATCGCCGGCCTCGCCGCCGGCGTCGGCATCGGCCTGATCACCGAGTACTACACCTCCGAGGCGCGCCAGCCGGCGCAGTCCATCGCCGCGGACAGCCGTACCGGCTCGGCCACCACCATCATCACCGGCCTGGCCGTCGGCATGCGCTCGACCGCCGCCCCGATCGTAGTGCTGGTGGCGGCGATCTTGATCGCTTACTCCCAGGCGGGCCTCTTCGGTATCGCCATCGCGGCCCTCGGCATGCTGTCGACCACCGGCATTCAGCTCGCCGTGGACGCCTACGGCCCGATCGCCGACAATGCCGGCGGCATCGCCGAGATGGCACACCTCGGCCCCGAGGTGCGGGGCCGCACGGACAAGCTCGACGCCGTCGGCAACACCACTGCGGCGATCGGCAAGGGCTTCGCCATCGGTTCCGCGGCGCTCACCGCCCTGGCCCTCTTCGCGGCTTTCAAGACCACCGTCGGTATGACGGTGCTCGATCTTTCGAACCCGAATGTGATGGGCGGGCTGTTCATCGGCGCCATGCTGCCGTTCCTGTTCAGCGCCATGGCGATGCAGGCTGTCGGCCGCGCCGCATTCAAGATGATTGAAGAGGTGCGCCGCCAGTTCCGGGACATCCCCGGACTGATGGAGGGCACCGGCCAGGCGGACTACGCCAAGTGCGTCGACATCTCGACGGCGGCGGCCTTGAAGGAGATGGTGGTGCCGGGCCTGATGGCGGTTCTGGTGCCGGTGCTGGTCGGCTTTTACGATGTCTCGGCCCTGGGCGGCGTGCTCGCCGGCGTCACTTCTTCCGGTGTGCTGATGGCGATCTTCATGGCCAACGCCGGTGGCGCCTGGGACAACGCCAAAAAGTACATCGAGGGTGGCGCCTTCGGTGGCAAGGGCTCGGACGCTCACAAGGCGGCGGTGGTCGGCGACACGGTGGGCGACCCCTTCAAGGACACCGCCGGACCGAGCTTGAACATTCTGATCAAGTTGATGTCGGTGGTGGCGGTGGTCATAGCGCCGCTGCTCATTTGATTCGGGGGGCTTTTCAAGCCCCCCGCCCCCAAGAAGTGCGATTCTTGGGGACCCCACCCCCGAGTCGGGCCTGAAGGCCCGGCTCGCCCTTCGGGCTCGCATTTTGCTCAGGCGATTCGTACTTTTGTGGTCTGAGGTAGCTCAGAGGGTTAAGGGGGGGCGGTCCGATAGGAAGCTGAAGGAAGGGGACGCGCCTTGCGTTTGCGGTGAAAATCAGTACAATCTCCGCTTCTACAGCACCCGCCGGTGTGGTGGGCGCTCCGTACCCTCTCTGTTTCGCGAGAAGCGAGACTGATCTAGGCCATAGGGAGGTCCCGATCGAAATGCGTACCTATGAGTTGATGTTTGTCACAGATCCGCGCGTCCCCGACGAGGACGTGACGGCGCTGACGGACGAGATGATCGCGCTGTTGTCCGCCAACGGCGGAGTGACGGTCACCAAGAAAGAGTTCTGGGGTCGGCGCAAGCTGGCCTACGAAATCGCCAAGCTCAACGAGGGCAAGTACGTCCTTGTTTATTTCGCCAGTGAGCCCGGCGCGGCGCAGATCGCCGATGTCGAGCGGCGCCTGGGGCAGAACGACAAGGTTCTGCGCTTCCTT is drawn from Acidobacteriota bacterium and contains these coding sequences:
- the pth gene encoding aminoacyl-tRNA hydrolase; translated protein: MDPSQSIPGRLILGLGNPGAEYADTRHNLGFRVVDELARRWSCAVDRLECNSLIGERSSGEVRVVLAKPLTYMNRSGHAVRCLRELRGFEPSSALVVYDEIHLPLGRLRLRGGGSPGGHRGMESVVSGLRTDQVPRLRLGIAPDAPAEQPMENLVPFVLAAFEEGEHAAVDAMIARAASACEAWLDEGLEGAMNRFNG
- a CDS encoding 50S ribosomal protein L25, giving the protein MSELNIDVELREQPGKGANRRLRAAGKIPAVVYGGDRGPVAIQTERRAFLALLKQAGTDNAVFQLKVPGTKNSRHVMIREMDVNPTTREVRHIDFLRILMTEAVRVSVAVELLGTPEGVKNEGGLLDFNTREILVECLPTDIPQHIELDVSALTIGDTIEAREVELPKGVTLVADDADKVIASVAPPPTEEEEVEEEDEGLIESETAEPEVIGEEKDEDSSDDD
- a CDS encoding sodium-translocating pyrophosphatase, whose product is MTLGSGILALLFAFIRSGWVNRQDAGSDEMKTLAGYIRDGAMAFLAREYRLLAIFVVVVAGLLAFSNSGRGDSSALIGLSVLVGAICSGLAGFFGMRVATSANVRTAASARKGLNGALAVAFSGGAVMGFSVVGLGVLGLSGLFLLYSSLFAGSGSEAEVMRRIVTVLAGFSFGASSIALFARVGGGIYTKAADVGADLVGKVEAGIPEDDPRNPAVIADNVGDNVGDVAGMGADLFESYVGAIIGSMVLAANATLVGGTAFTPQLLLLPLILAGAGIVVSLLGTFLVRTKEGGNPGTALHIGTIASSVTMLVVTFLVSRWLLGDNSYTVDGFEFGAMGVVWATIAGLAAGVGIGLITEYYTSEARQPAQSIAADSRTGSATTIITGLAVGMRSTAAPIVVLVAAILIAYSQAGLFGIAIAALGMLSTTGIQLAVDAYGPIADNAGGIAEMAHLGPEVRGRTDKLDAVGNTTAAIGKGFAIGSAALTALALFAAFKTTVGMTVLDLSNPNVMGGLFIGAMLPFLFSAMAMQAVGRAAFKMIEEVRRQFRDIPGLMEGTGQADYAKCVDISTAAALKEMVVPGLMAVLVPVLVGFYDVSALGGVLAGVTSSGVLMAIFMANAGGAWDNAKKYIEGGAFGGKGSDAHKAAVVGDTVGDPFKDTAGPSLNILIKLMSVVAVVIAPLLI
- the rpsF gene encoding 30S ribosomal protein S6 — its product is MRTYELMFVTDPRVPDEDVTALTDEMIALLSANGGVTVTKKEFWGRRKLAYEIAKLNEGKYVLVYFASEPGAAQIADVERRLGQNDKVLRFLTIRTDEDLKRAGIPLPLEVETETEPEATEEATETTETAEA